Proteins encoded together in one Verrucomicrobiota bacterium window:
- the pheT gene encoding phenylalanine--tRNA ligase subunit beta: protein MKISYEWLSDYVRLDQSIEEIEEALTLIGFEVEGIETVGVPALSKVVVGEVLKKDQHPNADRLSVCSVKVDDESEPLGIVCGATNFKVGDRVPVAMVGAVLPGNFKIKKSKLRGVSSEGMMCSAKELNLGDDHAGLHIFDDRPQIGTPINDLFPQPDTVFDIEVTPNRPDCLSYTGIARELAAWFRTEMKFPEIETSVSGGTDEDHLLESLEIRDSLACPRYTAWSVRSVTIKESPEWMQRRLRAVGLRPINNVVDCTNYVLLETGQPLHAFDHSKIKEEQLAVRRALAGEGITTLDGKERVLEEGDLVIADGERPLVIAGIMGSLDAEVDDQTRDIVLEVAAFEPTGIRATSRRLGLSSDSSHRFERGVDPAGIEFAASRCIALILETSGGTLGGPPQIVGHLPETITEIQVTPQQIVDRIGFSVQEDEIEAAWERLDFEVTRASEPSDPWTVRIPSFRLDVFRIADLAEEFLRMYGTDRIPEASVGCPAVSALPESGVDQSASRIREHLVANGFNEAFNYTLVSGEEAEFWQPGNTDFLELENPLAKDQSHLRPSLLSGLLNVLRFNRGRSRKDFRFFECGRVFGGNSELMTESFSVAFVSCGPLRKSTWLERESFDFYHASRLLQDLCELAGVGWAADKVGTVVDSRVWSTNRAAEIGERSGVRLSWGALSREVLEKHEIEDPVFAGELIVDPTLLDVSNSSSKPFVPPSSFPRSVKDIAVVVDRGELAEKVRSELEKMATAGVGDFAVEKIQIFDVFEGAGLPEGKKSIAFTIEYGSPSRTLTDKEVGLAFEDLQKRIGSASEIEMR, encoded by the coding sequence CGGCGTTCCTGCATTGTCAAAAGTGGTGGTGGGGGAGGTCCTCAAAAAGGATCAACACCCGAATGCGGATCGCCTGAGCGTTTGCTCCGTGAAGGTCGACGATGAAAGCGAGCCTCTCGGAATCGTTTGTGGTGCCACAAATTTCAAGGTGGGTGACCGGGTTCCGGTGGCAATGGTCGGTGCCGTGCTGCCCGGAAACTTCAAGATCAAGAAGTCCAAGCTGCGAGGAGTCTCTTCGGAAGGAATGATGTGCTCCGCGAAGGAGCTGAACCTCGGGGATGATCACGCCGGACTCCACATCTTTGATGATCGACCCCAAATCGGGACCCCAATCAATGACCTTTTCCCTCAGCCGGATACGGTTTTTGATATTGAAGTCACCCCCAACCGGCCCGATTGCCTCAGCTACACTGGAATCGCTCGCGAGCTTGCTGCTTGGTTTCGGACAGAGATGAAATTTCCGGAGATTGAGACATCAGTTTCCGGGGGGACGGATGAAGACCATCTTCTGGAGAGTCTCGAGATTCGGGATTCACTAGCCTGTCCCCGCTACACGGCTTGGTCGGTTCGGTCGGTTACAATCAAGGAAAGTCCGGAATGGATGCAGCGACGGCTTCGTGCTGTTGGACTGCGTCCGATTAACAACGTAGTAGATTGTACGAACTATGTTTTGCTTGAAACTGGGCAGCCTCTACACGCATTCGATCACTCGAAAATCAAGGAGGAGCAGCTGGCCGTTAGGCGGGCGCTCGCTGGAGAGGGAATAACCACTCTGGATGGGAAAGAACGGGTCTTGGAAGAAGGGGATCTGGTGATTGCTGACGGAGAACGGCCTCTGGTGATCGCAGGGATCATGGGCTCTTTGGATGCCGAAGTTGATGATCAAACCCGCGATATCGTTTTAGAAGTAGCCGCTTTTGAACCGACTGGGATCCGAGCCACCTCCCGACGGTTGGGCTTGAGTTCGGACAGTTCTCATCGGTTTGAACGAGGTGTTGATCCAGCCGGTATTGAGTTCGCTGCTTCCCGCTGCATCGCTCTCATTCTCGAGACATCCGGTGGCACCCTGGGTGGTCCGCCTCAGATCGTGGGTCATCTTCCGGAAACGATCACAGAGATCCAGGTGACGCCTCAGCAGATCGTTGATCGGATTGGTTTCTCGGTCCAAGAGGATGAAATCGAAGCGGCTTGGGAGCGTTTGGACTTTGAGGTTACGCGTGCCTCGGAGCCTTCTGATCCGTGGACTGTTCGGATTCCGTCGTTTCGATTGGACGTTTTCCGTATTGCGGACTTGGCGGAGGAGTTTTTGCGCATGTATGGGACGGATCGAATTCCTGAGGCGTCGGTGGGTTGCCCGGCTGTATCGGCGTTACCAGAATCGGGTGTCGACCAGTCCGCTTCGCGAATTCGTGAGCACCTGGTCGCCAACGGTTTCAATGAGGCATTCAACTACACGCTGGTCTCCGGCGAAGAGGCGGAATTCTGGCAACCGGGTAACACGGACTTTCTTGAGCTGGAGAACCCTCTGGCGAAGGACCAGAGTCACCTGCGCCCCTCGCTACTCTCCGGTCTCCTCAACGTGCTTCGGTTCAACCGCGGCCGCAGCCGAAAGGACTTTCGTTTTTTCGAGTGCGGACGTGTATTTGGGGGTAATAGCGAATTGATGACCGAGAGTTTCTCGGTAGCGTTTGTCTCCTGCGGGCCTCTGCGAAAGTCCACTTGGTTGGAGCGGGAGTCTTTCGATTTCTATCACGCTTCCCGTTTGCTGCAGGACCTGTGCGAACTCGCCGGAGTTGGCTGGGCTGCTGACAAGGTCGGGACGGTCGTGGATTCCAGGGTTTGGTCGACGAATCGGGCAGCTGAGATCGGGGAACGTTCCGGCGTTCGGCTTTCCTGGGGTGCTCTCAGTCGAGAAGTTCTGGAGAAACATGAAATCGAGGATCCGGTTTTTGCGGGCGAATTGATTGTGGATCCGACTCTTCTTGACGTCTCAAATTCATCCTCAAAGCCTTTTGTCCCTCCGAGCTCCTTTCCTCGATCAGTGAAGGATATTGCGGTGGTTGTAGACCGGGGCGAATTGGCTGAAAAGGTCCGCTCCGAGCTTGAGAAAATGGCCACTGCCGGGGTGGGAGACTTTGCGGTAGAAAAGATTCAAATTTTTGATGTGTTTGAAGGGGCTGGGCTTCCTGAAGGCAAAAAGAGTATCGCATTCACGATCGAATACGGGTCGCCCTCCCGCACTCTCACCGACAAGGAAGTAGGGTTGGCGTTCGAAGATCTACAAAAGCGGATCGGATCCGCATCCGAAATAGAGATGCGTTAG
- a CDS encoding serine protease, with product MRRLVRIIPHSVRASLNGLFFVVLAVIFAGLFPISGLALSLEDAAGQPVEGKVQGIEGEVVILKTEAGITAKIPLSELSKESRTSVLDWALSSVFSYESAWRLEVIENSGGGLWSSDSVEINFTNLSPMSFPPELEVLYNNYTLIFDFVRVSGNKVGGTDGYFALGEVRPWYTDGEFEGLSSGETFSLNFDFERPTTNKEVTWEDLVEKRPMALPPVPSIRRNLVEVRIVFEGHVLATAWSRPEAKGFAWGKWMNSGDWLPDAGANSDSRESGGPVDTSPFQASISPILEEDTREPDVPLPPIPMGSIAIIDVDDATGTGFISEIKGRQFLVTNAHVIAGASEITCKTAEGQEVLLPNFCFLAKDRDLAIVPIDGREDFLECAEDIFAEVEIGDDVTVFGNEAGAAVVTKLTGRVDGIGPRQVEVDAPFVEGNSGSPIVHHKSGKVIGVAAYYIEYTIPEADREDSEGNYENESDDSEESSTKKRRRFAERIDNAQEWERLTLEELNRERVALEQYSDVVFSVVDIANVIHTDGRVLSPARGHEELRRLLTKFHREFDSSYRVGSAANARALKDLRMALFALMDSRKKMAEDEIRTTYFLEEFERVSLFSDRVKDYLSSVRSR from the coding sequence ATGAGAAGGTTAGTTCGGATCATCCCACACTCTGTGAGGGCTTCCCTGAACGGACTTTTCTTCGTTGTTTTGGCAGTGATTTTTGCGGGACTGTTCCCAATTAGCGGTTTGGCACTGTCTCTTGAAGATGCTGCGGGTCAGCCGGTAGAGGGCAAAGTTCAGGGAATCGAGGGAGAGGTAGTAATTCTCAAGACCGAAGCAGGAATCACGGCAAAAATTCCACTCTCGGAGCTATCAAAAGAATCGCGCACCAGCGTATTAGACTGGGCCCTTTCGTCGGTTTTCAGCTACGAATCGGCATGGAGGTTGGAGGTAATCGAGAATTCCGGTGGAGGCCTTTGGTCAAGTGATTCCGTCGAGATCAATTTTACAAACCTCTCGCCTATGTCTTTTCCCCCGGAATTAGAGGTACTTTACAACAATTACACCCTGATTTTCGATTTTGTGAGAGTGAGCGGAAATAAGGTCGGTGGTACTGATGGTTATTTCGCTTTAGGAGAGGTCCGCCCTTGGTATACAGATGGTGAATTTGAGGGTTTATCTTCGGGAGAAACCTTTTCTCTCAATTTCGATTTTGAGCGACCGACAACAAACAAGGAGGTGACTTGGGAAGATTTGGTGGAAAAGCGACCAATGGCACTTCCCCCAGTGCCCTCAATCCGGAGGAATCTTGTCGAGGTCCGGATTGTCTTTGAAGGTCATGTTTTAGCTACTGCGTGGAGCCGTCCAGAGGCCAAGGGGTTCGCGTGGGGAAAGTGGATGAACTCCGGCGATTGGTTACCGGATGCAGGGGCCAACAGTGATTCGCGGGAAAGTGGCGGCCCTGTTGATACCTCACCTTTTCAAGCGTCAATTTCGCCGATTTTGGAAGAGGATACGAGAGAACCCGATGTCCCCCTTCCTCCGATCCCAATGGGATCGATTGCGATCATTGATGTCGATGATGCAACCGGAACCGGCTTTATTTCCGAGATAAAAGGAAGACAGTTCCTCGTAACCAATGCTCATGTGATTGCGGGTGCGAGCGAGATTACTTGCAAGACTGCAGAGGGACAGGAAGTTCTACTTCCCAATTTCTGTTTTCTGGCGAAAGATCGCGATCTGGCGATTGTCCCGATTGACGGCAGAGAAGACTTTCTCGAGTGTGCGGAGGATATATTTGCTGAAGTCGAGATTGGTGACGACGTTACCGTTTTTGGAAACGAAGCAGGTGCTGCAGTGGTCACCAAGCTGACGGGAAGGGTAGATGGTATCGGGCCTCGGCAGGTCGAAGTGGATGCTCCGTTCGTAGAAGGAAATAGTGGAAGTCCAATTGTTCACCACAAATCGGGGAAGGTGATCGGCGTTGCTGCATACTACATTGAGTATACGATTCCGGAAGCCGATCGTGAAGATTCCGAGGGTAACTACGAGAACGAGTCGGATGATTCTGAAGAATCCAGCACGAAGAAGCGTAGAAGATTTGCTGAACGGATTGACAACGCGCAAGAGTGGGAACGTCTCACGCTGGAGGAGCTGAATCGAGAGAGGGTAGCTTTGGAGCAATACTCCGACGTTGTCTTTAGCGTGGTTGACATCGCCAACGTGATTCATACCGACGGAAGAGTCCTCTCGCCTGCACGCGGACACGAAGAGCTTCGGCGCCTTCTCACCAAATTCCACAGAGAGTTCGATTCGTCCTACCGCGTCGGTTCAGCAGCAAACGCCCGAGCGCTCAAAGACCTTCGGATGGCTCTCTTCGCATTGATGGACTCCCGTAAAAAGATGGCAGAAGACGAGATCAGGACTACTTACTTTCTAGAGGAGTTTGAGCGGGTCTCTTTATTTTCCGACCGGGTAAAGGATTATTTGAGTTCGGTTCGCTCGCGTTAG
- a CDS encoding iron dependent repressor, metal binding and dimerization domain protein, translating to MGSSEHADTDTRKRLRRAHRLIRGQHREERTEDYVESIYRRSRKNEATRIVDLQKVFAVSHVTVIRALDKLEGAGFLRRTTKGITLTAKGKRLGEECYERHETVESFLLSLGVPKEIAESDAEGIEHHLSPQTLEAIRNHLGSR from the coding sequence ATGGGCAGCAGCGAACATGCGGATACTGACACTCGAAAACGTCTCAGACGTGCTCATCGCCTAATCCGTGGTCAGCACCGTGAAGAACGGACCGAAGATTACGTCGAGTCCATCTACCGGAGGTCCCGTAAAAACGAAGCCACGAGAATCGTCGACTTACAGAAAGTATTTGCAGTCTCCCACGTCACGGTGATTCGGGCGCTCGACAAGCTGGAGGGAGCAGGTTTTCTACGGAGAACCACGAAGGGCATTACTCTGACCGCAAAAGGAAAACGCCTAGGAGAGGAATGTTACGAACGCCATGAGACAGTCGAGTCCTTTCTCTTGTCCCTCGGTGTGCCAAAAGAGATCGCAGAGAGCGACGCAGAAGGAATCGAACACCACCTAAGCCCGCAAACTTTAGAAGCCATCCGTAATCATCTGGGATCGAGATAA